A genomic window from Colletotrichum destructivum chromosome 7, complete sequence includes:
- a CDS encoding Putative ATPase synthesis protein 25 produces the protein MASRPALAALGCLQCRNQVLRAIASTNPATFLRAPVAATTSAALRPRNNLHRAFSTLPPDTNPQATDEPTPQTAEQPVSKGAEQPAEQVAEPPAEETASEKEDTPWFLQVDPPTHAPTQQASPLPELPDSSPPILEPLLKYVYEEMGLDDLSLLDLRALDPPPALGPNLLMLFATARSERHLHVSSSRLVKWLRHHHRIEANADGLIGPGELKTKLRRMRRKAKLLGTGATSATGGDDGISTGWICVNLGTSGSAYSESARFDAQGNMSGFGGPVNGSTVVVQVMTESRRNELDLERLWSQQLIRSQAQERKVAEETSEYHNRFGKLPTTADVRARKPNYTKRTQARSFSTLPPRPTEAAEQAPAEAAGAGITPSADSNSVADPLNKTRQHVNKIRWDGAQVSLPECLDLLRAIFRSPAASDAHAQSQADLATEVITTMHERGMPIMDHEMLVTMIEAIAASGAQAEKIRSIQSNLEMVMLQGTQSSPTEAQLVRLLKVYAAQGNWEQFWETWGVPARYSQRRGPMMYREVFALSSHTRNKARCIETLRKCVQEMRLEQPPVLPDNTVWPDLKACIWTADPDAEHISEHMVSRGGQSTESHKAANTEFVRMLKELEAIRRSI, from the coding sequence ATGGCCTCGAGACCAGCCCTTGCAGCTCTCGGCTGCTTGCAGTGCCGCAATCAAGTTTTGAGAGCCATTGCCTCGACCAATCCGGCCACCTTTCTCCGGGCTCCTGTCGCCGCGACCACCTCAGCTGCTCTGCGGCCTCGCAATAACCTACACAGAGCCTTCTCGACTCTGCCCCCCGACACCAACCCCCAAGCGACAGACGAACCAACTCCTCAGACAGCGGAGCAACCCGTGTCCAAAGGAGCCGAGCAGCCCGCGGAACAGGTTGCAGAACCGCCCGCAGAAGAAACAGCGAGCGAGAAGGAAGATACGCCATGGTTCTTACAAGTCGACCCCCCCACCCACGCGCCTACCCAGCAAGCCTCGCCGTTGCCAGAACTGCCGGACTCTTCGCCGCCGATACTCGAGCCGTTGCTGAAGTACGTCTACGAGGAGATGGGTCTCGACGATCTCTCGCTTCTTGACTTGCGCGCACTCGACCCGCCCCCTGCCTTGGGGCCGAACCTCCTCATGCTCTTCGCCACGGCGCGAAGTGAACGCCATCTGCacgtctcgtcgtcgcgcttGGTGAAATGGCTTCGCCATCACCACAGGATCGAGGCCAATGCCGATGGACTCATCGGCCCCGGCGAGCTCAAGACGAAGCTGCGGAGAATGCGGAGGAAAGCGAAGCTCCTGGGCACCGGCGCCACGTCTGccacgggcggcgacgacggcattTCCACCGGATGGATCTGCGTCAATCTCGGAACCAGCGGGTCGGCCTACAGCGAATCTGCCCGCTTCGATGCACAAGGAAACATGTCGGGTTTCGGTGGACCCGTCAACGGCTCGACCGTTGTCGTCCAGGTCATGACCGAGTCCCGTCGGAACGAGCTGGACCTCGAGCGTTTATGGAGTCAGCAGCTCATCCGGAGCCAGGCCCAGGAGCGCAAGGTCGCAGAGGAAACTTCCGAGTACCACAACCGCTTTGGCAAGTTACCTACCACAGCCGACGTTCGCGCCCGCAAACCCAACTACACCAAACGGACCCAGGCGAGAAGCTTCTctaccctccccccccggCCGACGGAAGCCGCTGAACAGGCCcccgccgaggcggccggtGCAGGTATTACTCCTTCAGCAGACTCGAACTCCGTCGCAGACCCGCTGAACAAAACTCGCCAGCACGTTAACAAGATCCGATGGGACGGGGCACAGGTCAGCCTCCCCGAGTGCTTGGATCTCCTGAGGGCCATCTTCCGcagcccggcggcgtcggatGCTCACGCCCAGAGCCAGGCCGATCTCGCCACGGAAGTCATCACGACGATGCACGAGCGCGGCATGCCCATCATGGACCACGAGATGCTTGTTACCATGATCGAGGCGATAGCAGCCTCTGGCGcgcaggccgagaagattCGCAGCATTCAGTCGAATCTGGAGATGGTGATGCTCCAGGGGACGCAGTCCTCCCCCACCGAGGCCCAGCTCGTCCGTCTGCTCAAAGTGTACGCGGCCCAGGGCAACTGGGAGCAGTTTTGGGAGACGTGGGGCGTCCCCGCCCGCTACAGCCAGCGCCGAGGACCGATGATGTACAGAGAAGTGTTTGCGCTTTCCTCGCACACCCGCAACAAGGCCAGGTGCATCGAAACCCTGAGGAAGTGCGTACAGGAGATGAGGCTGGAGCAGCCACCGGTGCTGCCCGACAACACTGTCTGGCCTGACCTAAAGGCATGCATCTGGACTGCCGACCCCGACGCGGAACACATCAGCGAGCACATGGTGTCCCGCGGCGGCCAGTCCACCGAGAGCCACAAGGCGGCCAACACAGAGTTTGTTAGGATGCTGAAAGAGCTCGAAGCCATCCGCCGGAGTATCTGA